One Ostrinia nubilalis chromosome 4, ilOstNubi1.1, whole genome shotgun sequence DNA window includes the following coding sequences:
- the LOC135071082 gene encoding GTPase Era, mitochondrial, with product MSTLVISVFRCKFSKPCYLRFANYSSQPKQANKNNAAKVVNVAIIGAPNSGKSTLINKIVDRKICAASNKVHTTTKMIRAMYFQNDTQIIFLDTPGVVTEREQKKYKLPESMIGSCYKGLRCADVVGVVHDISNRFTKDSLHHDVVSMLESVKDTPSFLIINKVDLLKSKTQLLTCIRNLTNGFIAGNPVPAQDRDKRILDRGYSKFSDVFLVSALKGDGITDIREYLLSNAKPANLHYTPNEWTDQKPETLIIEAVRAKFLDFLSKEIPYNIKVELEYYEDNVEENKIICFVSAECPTERLVKLVSGAGGGRLQQIKSHVRADLTELFKKLVVIDIKLKSKIRTE from the exons ATGTCTACACTGGTAATTAGTGTTTTCCGTTGTAAATTTAGCAAGCCATGTTACTTGAGGTTTGCAAATTATTCATCTCAACCTAAACAAGCAAACAAAAATAATGCAGCTAAAGTTGTAAACGTTGCAATAATTGGGGCGCCTAATTCAGGAAAGAGTACACTTATCAACAAAATAGTGGACAGGAAG ataTGTGCTGCATCTAATAAAGTTCATACGACTACAAAGATGATAAGAGCAATGTATTTTCAAAATGATACACAGATAATATTCTTAGATACGCCTGGAGTGGTGACTGAAAGGGAGCAAAAGAA aTACAAGCTACCAGAATCAATGATTGGTTCGTGTTACAAAGGCCTAAGATGCGCTGACGTGGTCGGAGTGGTTCATGATATTTCCAATCGGTTCACCAAAGACAGCCTTCACCATGACGTGGTCAGCATGCTAGAATCTGTCAAAGACACACCAAGCTTCCTAATTATAAATAAG GTCGATCTACTGAAATCGAAAACGCAATTGCTAACTTGCATTAGAAACTTGACCAATGGTTTTATTGCTGGAAACCCCGTGCCTGCTCAGGACAGAGATAAGAGAATATTAGATAGGGGGTATAGCAAGTTCTCTGATGTATTCTTGGTGTCAGCTTTGAAGGGAGATGGAATTACTGATATAAGA gaatacctacttagtaatgCAAAACCTGCAAATCTACATTACACGCCAAACGAATGGACAGATCAGAAACCCGAGACCTTAATCATAGAGGCGGTGAGAGCCAAATTCCTAGACTTTCTTTCAAAGGAAATACCTTATAATATAAAGGTAGAATTGGAGTATTATGAAGATAATGTagaggaaaataaaataatatgcttCGTCTCAGCCGAATGTCCTACTGAGAGGTTGGTGAAATTAGTGAGTGGTGCGGGCGGAGGCAGACTGCAACAAATTAAGTCACATGTGAGAGCCGATCTCACAGAGTTATTTAAGAAACTAGTTGTAATAGATATCAAATTGAAGTCCAAAATTAGAACTGAGTAG
- the LOC135071515 gene encoding uncharacterized protein LOC135071515 isoform X1 produces the protein MSEIKYKNQILAAIDHLRARKSRPDINRICKFMIKCYKVAPKDTKADLKRCLKEKSIFKVDYKDNVSYRNAAKWRKKSNLSDNMAATIATNERRIITSAIATLIYQDQSYLENGIGFDDLIKAAVSQETKYTKKQLEAMVNKELATGSLVKLPNGNLALGPADHDGDSSDSFKFEYTMDSNTKMTSSANSSCRSSPQRMRGRPKKRGGANSSTTSNSNTRNAGVRVGERRKMAKKVFDPSDNNLPSKRKRGRPVGSLNKSTIKKRQMGGPKSDKEGTPLSDGEGEVSAEEIELEEPIPHETSGGVCSVCLVQKPRGSSDRLVECRDCNNKAHLSCLQSGSGILKPRPDNTWQCPHCKTCVVCCETNDAGILTVCSICSDAYHALCHTPRIPERQKAWDQWECNNCLESRPTVVGSPAIIPRCIDFEKQNSPTADPFLKPHELDRAPSKLKEEVPVDPTIPDITNWTTEEVYEYFTKHFPEAAPILKEQEFDGQALSMARRADIVRGLGLPLGPALALYRIVVKLQTRKDDWTMCWG, from the exons aTGTCAGAGATAAAGTATAAGAATCAAATTTTGGCTGCAATAGATCATTTACGTGCTCGGAAGTCGAGACCAGACATCAATAGGATCTGTAAGTTCATGATAAAGTGCTATAAAGTAGCTCCCAAGGATACTAAAGCTGACCTAAAACGCTGTTTAAAGGAAAAAAGTATATTTAAAGTAGACTACAAAGATAATGTAAGCTACAGAAACGCTGCTAAGTGGCGAAAAAAGTCGAATCTCAGTGACA ACATGGCGGCAACTATTGCAACTAACGAGAGAAGAATAATAACATCAGCAATAGCAACACTAATTTATCAAGATCAAAGTTACTTGGAAAATGGTATTGGATTCGATGACCTTATCAAAGCAGCAGTTTCCCAAGAAACTAAATATACAAAGAAACAGCTGGAAGCAATGGTTAACAAAGAACTGGCTACAGGAAGTCTGGTAAAATTGCCTAACGGCAATTTGGCTCTTGGCCCCGCTGATCATGATGGTGATAGTTCAGATAGTTTTAAGTTTGAATATACAATGGACTCTAACACCAAA ATGACTTCTTCTGCCAACTCATCATGTCGATCGTCACCTCAACGAATGAGAGGTCGCCCGAAAAAGAGGGGAGGAGCTAATTCAAGCACAACAAGTAACAGCAATACTCGTAATGCTGGCGTGAGAGTAGGCGAGAGGCGTAAAATGGCCAAAAAAGTATTTGATCCATCTGATAATAATCTGCCAAGCAAACGTAAAAGAGGGAGACCTGTTGGTTCACTCAACAAAAGTACAATAAAAAAAAGACAGATGGGAGGTCCTAAAAGTGACAAAGAAGGCACTCCTTTATCTGATGGTGAAGGAGAAGTAAGCGCTGAGGAAATTGAACTTGAAGAGCCAATACCGCATGAAACATCAGGAGGTGTATGCTCCGTTTGTCTTGTACAGAAGCCTCGTGGGTCCAGCGATAGGCTGGTGGAGTGTCGCGACTGTAATAATAAAGCTCATTTGAGTTGTTTGCAATCAGGTTCCGGCATACTCAAACCCAGGCCTGATAACACATGGCAATGCCCCCATTGTAAAACATGTGTTGTTTGCTGTGAAACTAATGATGCT GGTATACTAACTGTATGCAGTATTTGTTCAGATGCATATCACGCACTTTGCCACACGCCGCGCATACCAGAACGCCAAAAAGCTTGGGACCAATGGGAATGCAATAATTGTCTAGAGTCACGGCCTACAGTAGTGGGTTCCCCAGCCATCATTCCTAGGTGTATTGACTTTGAAAAGCAAAATTCACCTACAGCTGACCCATTCTTAAAACCACACGAATTAGACAGGGCACCTTCTAAACTTAAAGAAGAAGTGCCAGTAGACCCAACTATCCCAGACATAACGAACTGGACTACTGAAGAAGTGTATGAATACTTTACAAAACATTTTCCAGAGGCTGCACCAATCTTGAAAGAACAG GAATTTGATGGTCAAGCCCTGAGCATGGCGCGTCGGGCTGATATCGTCAGGGGTTTAGGATTGCCATTGGGCCCAGCCCTGGCGTTATATCGAATCGTGGTCAAATTACAAACAAGAAAAGACGATTGGACTATGTGCTGGGGCTAG
- the LOC135071515 gene encoding histone-lysine N-methyltransferase 2D-like isoform X2 — protein MAATIATNERRIITSAIATLIYQDQSYLENGIGFDDLIKAAVSQETKYTKKQLEAMVNKELATGSLVKLPNGNLALGPADHDGDSSDSFKFEYTMDSNTKMTSSANSSCRSSPQRMRGRPKKRGGANSSTTSNSNTRNAGVRVGERRKMAKKVFDPSDNNLPSKRKRGRPVGSLNKSTIKKRQMGGPKSDKEGTPLSDGEGEVSAEEIELEEPIPHETSGGVCSVCLVQKPRGSSDRLVECRDCNNKAHLSCLQSGSGILKPRPDNTWQCPHCKTCVVCCETNDAGILTVCSICSDAYHALCHTPRIPERQKAWDQWECNNCLESRPTVVGSPAIIPRCIDFEKQNSPTADPFLKPHELDRAPSKLKEEVPVDPTIPDITNWTTEEVYEYFTKHFPEAAPILKEQEFDGQALSMARRADIVRGLGLPLGPALALYRIVVKLQTRKDDWTMCWG, from the exons ATGGCGGCAACTATTGCAACTAACGAGAGAAGAATAATAACATCAGCAATAGCAACACTAATTTATCAAGATCAAAGTTACTTGGAAAATGGTATTGGATTCGATGACCTTATCAAAGCAGCAGTTTCCCAAGAAACTAAATATACAAAGAAACAGCTGGAAGCAATGGTTAACAAAGAACTGGCTACAGGAAGTCTGGTAAAATTGCCTAACGGCAATTTGGCTCTTGGCCCCGCTGATCATGATGGTGATAGTTCAGATAGTTTTAAGTTTGAATATACAATGGACTCTAACACCAAA ATGACTTCTTCTGCCAACTCATCATGTCGATCGTCACCTCAACGAATGAGAGGTCGCCCGAAAAAGAGGGGAGGAGCTAATTCAAGCACAACAAGTAACAGCAATACTCGTAATGCTGGCGTGAGAGTAGGCGAGAGGCGTAAAATGGCCAAAAAAGTATTTGATCCATCTGATAATAATCTGCCAAGCAAACGTAAAAGAGGGAGACCTGTTGGTTCACTCAACAAAAGTACAATAAAAAAAAGACAGATGGGAGGTCCTAAAAGTGACAAAGAAGGCACTCCTTTATCTGATGGTGAAGGAGAAGTAAGCGCTGAGGAAATTGAACTTGAAGAGCCAATACCGCATGAAACATCAGGAGGTGTATGCTCCGTTTGTCTTGTACAGAAGCCTCGTGGGTCCAGCGATAGGCTGGTGGAGTGTCGCGACTGTAATAATAAAGCTCATTTGAGTTGTTTGCAATCAGGTTCCGGCATACTCAAACCCAGGCCTGATAACACATGGCAATGCCCCCATTGTAAAACATGTGTTGTTTGCTGTGAAACTAATGATGCT GGTATACTAACTGTATGCAGTATTTGTTCAGATGCATATCACGCACTTTGCCACACGCCGCGCATACCAGAACGCCAAAAAGCTTGGGACCAATGGGAATGCAATAATTGTCTAGAGTCACGGCCTACAGTAGTGGGTTCCCCAGCCATCATTCCTAGGTGTATTGACTTTGAAAAGCAAAATTCACCTACAGCTGACCCATTCTTAAAACCACACGAATTAGACAGGGCACCTTCTAAACTTAAAGAAGAAGTGCCAGTAGACCCAACTATCCCAGACATAACGAACTGGACTACTGAAGAAGTGTATGAATACTTTACAAAACATTTTCCAGAGGCTGCACCAATCTTGAAAGAACAG GAATTTGATGGTCAAGCCCTGAGCATGGCGCGTCGGGCTGATATCGTCAGGGGTTTAGGATTGCCATTGGGCCCAGCCCTGGCGTTATATCGAATCGTGGTCAAATTACAAACAAGAAAAGACGATTGGACTATGTGCTGGGGCTAG
- the LOC135071083 gene encoding mpv17-like protein 2, whose protein sequence is MFPVRCFSVRQGGNLSRNRTNMYSSFRRGVNFLFKKNLLITNSISSGGFMAIGDLVQQEFEFQSKVLLKRYDWARLGRMFIVGTLMGPMHHYYYLYLDKVLPKVDLKTVFQKIMCDQLFASPATILCFFYGMGFLESKSFSQSTSEITQKFRYVYTGDCLYWPPVQFVNFYYLPTEYRVFYINGATMIFNIFLSYMKHYDQH, encoded by the exons ATGTTTCCAGTTCGATGTTTTTCTGTGAGACAAGGAGGGAACCTATCTAGAAATCGTACCAATATGTACTCATCTTTTCGCCGTGGAGTGAACTTTCTGTTTAAGAAAAATCTGTTGATCACAAATAGTATCAGTTCTGGCGGTTTCATGGCGATTGGTGACTTGGTTCAGCAGGAGTTTGAATTCCAATCAAAAGTATTATTAAAAAGATATGATTGGGCGCGGTTAG GTCGAATGTTTATTGTTGGAACTCTGATGGGTCCGATGCATCATTATTACTACTTATACCTTGATAAGGTTTTACCCAAAGTAGATTTGAAGACAGTCTTTCAAAAAATTATGTGTGACCAACTTTTTGCCTCACCAGCAACCATACTTTGTTTCTTCTATGGCATGGGTTTCTTAGAATCAAAGTCATTTTCTCAAAGTACTAGTGAAATAACTCAGAAATTTAGATATGTCTACACT GGTGACTGTCTATACTGGCCTCCAGTGCAGTTTGTTAACTTCTACTATCTACCAACAGAGTATAGAGTATTTTACATTAATGGGGCAACAATGATTTTTAACATCTTTTTATCTTACATGAAACATTATGATCAACACTGA